The following are encoded together in the Petrotoga sp. 9PW.55.5.1 genome:
- a CDS encoding viroplasmin family protein, whose translation MKKKIYAVKNGRKKGIFYTWEECRKQVDNFSNAEFKSFTTLEMAQEFLNDDNKNFEIKSLISYVDGSYDKLKKIYGSGIVFLEDPEEKTFSFAGNNKEYAKSRNVAGEISACIYAMEYARENKYEKIIINHDYIGLEKWCTGSWKTNKIITKAYKNCCDYMRNFLIIKFNWIRGHSGDKYNEMADKLAKKALKDRKYIDVISKYST comes from the coding sequence ATGAAGAAAAAAATCTATGCAGTAAAAAACGGTAGAAAAAAAGGGATTTTCTATACCTGGGAAGAATGTAGAAAACAAGTAGACAATTTTTCTAACGCCGAATTCAAAAGTTTCACAACACTTGAAATGGCTCAAGAGTTTTTAAATGACGATAACAAGAATTTTGAGATCAAGTCTCTAATTTCTTATGTAGATGGCAGTTACGATAAGTTAAAAAAAATCTATGGAAGCGGAATCGTGTTTTTAGAAGATCCAGAAGAAAAGACATTTAGTTTTGCTGGAAACAACAAAGAGTACGCAAAAAGCAGAAACGTTGCCGGGGAAATTAGCGCTTGTATATATGCAATGGAATATGCCAGAGAAAACAAATATGAAAAGATAATAATAAATCATGATTATATCGGATTAGAAAAATGGTGCACAGGTTCATGGAAAACCAACAAGATCATCACAAAAGCTTACAAAAATTGCTGTGATTATATGCGCAACTTCTTAATTATAAAATTTAATTGGATAAGAGGCCACTCAGGCGATAAATACAATGAGATGGCCGATAAACTAGCTAAAAAAGCCTTAAAAGATAGAAAATATATAGATGTCATTTCAAAGTATAGTACTTAA
- a CDS encoding DUF3783 domain-containing protein, protein MYDEIKDIPTIIINGMDKKQILKIMKTIKNIEELPNNIIFASVTPISSQWTVEELIKELKQEDIEMKMVTKNLKEGFYDKPKKEDNQ, encoded by the coding sequence GTGTACGATGAAATAAAAGATATTCCAACAATAATCATCAATGGAATGGATAAAAAACAGATACTCAAAATAATGAAAACGATAAAAAATATAGAAGAACTTCCTAATAATATAATCTTTGCTTCAGTAACTCCCATAAGTTCTCAATGGACTGTTGAAGAATTGATAAAAGAATTAAAGCAAGAGGATATAGAAATGAAAATGGTTACTAAAAATCTAAAAGAAGGCTTTTACGATAAACCTAAGAAAGAAGATAATCAATGA